In a single window of the Prinia subflava isolate CZ2003 ecotype Zambia chromosome 3, Cam_Psub_1.2, whole genome shotgun sequence genome:
- the LOC134548153 gene encoding interleukin-1 receptor type 1-like isoform X1, with product MEKTSDLQQNMTSIFLLIGHFIVLIPLFSAAEGCVICDYFVLVGEPTAITCPIITLPVLHSDYNLTWYKNGSATPVTTERDARIHQREGMLWFIPAMLEDSGLYECSIRSLNHSNKKTINLTVFKNDNGLCFNGKMKFEQKVMSMNTGKIICPDLEQFKDEDNNQPEVHWYKECKPGFLEDKRLLLAEGENAVLIRNVTVQDRGNYTCHMVYTYMGKQYNVSRTISLEVKEKPLQMQPEFIYPRNNTIEVELGSHVVMECNISSGINGLIPFWQVNDDDVDIFDKTYREQFYEEGLPHGLAVSGTKFNISKVTMKDYAYKFFCHFIYGSQQFTAYIKLECPARNIQGYLIGGGVSLVFFVFFTLVIYKIFKIDIVLCYRDSCHPFLGKKVSDEKIYDAYVLYPKNRESCLYSSDIFALKILPEVLERQCGYNLFILGRDDLPGEAVISVADEKIHQSRRVIIVLVPEPSCYSILEDESEKQLAMHSALIQDGIKVILIELEKIQDYATMPESIRYIKQKHGAIRWKGDFSERSHSASTRFWKKVRYQMPSRTSGSLSGLHLLPKDLNLP from the exons ATGGAAAAGACTTCTGATTTGCAGCAAAATATGACATCTATATTTTTGCTCATTGGTCATTTCATTGTACTGATACCTCTCTTCAGTGCTG caGAAGGGTGTGTTATTTGTGATTACTTTGTGCTTGTTGGAGAGCCTACAGCTATTACTTGCCCAATAATTACATTGCCAGTGCTTCACTCTGATTACAATTTGACATGGTATAAAAATGGCAGTGCTACACCAGTGACCACAGAGAGAGATGCCAGGATCCATCAGCGAGAGGGCATGCTTTGGTTTATTCCTGCAATGCTGGAAGATTCTGGACTTTATGAATGCAGCATAAG GAGCCTTAATCACTCTAACAAGAAAACTATAAACTTAACAGTTTTTAAGAATGATAATGGTTTgtgttttaatggaaaaatgaagTTTGAACAAAAAGTGATGAGCATGAATACTGGAAAGATTATATGCCCTGATCTAGAACAATTTAAAGATGAAGACAATAATCAGCCTGAAGTACATTGGTATAAG GAGTGTAAACCTGGATTTCTTGAAGACAAGCGACTTCTTTTGGCAGAGGGTGAAAATGCTGTCTTGATTCGTAATGTAACTGTGCAAGACAGAGGGAACTACACGTGCCATATGGTGTACACCTATATGGGAAAACAATATAATGTTTCAAGAACCATAAGTCTAGAGGTTAAAG AAAAACCACTGCAGATGCAACCAGAGTTTATTTATCCAAGGAACAATACAATTGAAGTAGAACTTG gttCTCATGTAGTTATGGAATGTAACATATCAAGTGGCATAAATGGCTTGATTCCGTTCTGGCAAGTTAATGATGATGATGTTGATATCTTTGATAAAACCTACAGGGAACAGTTTTATGA AGAGGGGTTGCCTCATGGACTTGCTGTATCTGGAACAAAATTTAACATTTCAAAAGTGACAATGAAGGACTATGCTTATAAATTCTTCTGCCACTTCATATATGGTTCTCAACAATTTACAGCCTACATCAAATTAGAATGCCCAG CTCGAAACATTCAGGGATACTTAATTGGAGGAGGAGTTTCCTtggtattttttgtattttttactcTTGTTATCTACAAGATCTTCAAAATTGATATTGTGCTTTGTTATCGGGATTCCTGCCATccttttctggggaaaaaag TTTCAGATGAGAAGATCTATGATGCTTATGTTCTATATCcaaagaacagagaaagctgCTTGTATTCATCAGATATTTTTGCTCTGAAGATACTGCCAGAGGTCTTAGAAAGACAGTGTGGATATAACCTCTTCATACTTGGGAGAGATGATTTACCAGGAGAAG CTGTGATCAGCGTTGCTGATGAAAAAATCCATCAAAGTAGAAGAGTGATAATTGTTTTAGTACCAGAGCCCTCCTGTTACAGTATTCTGGAAGATGAGTCTGAAAAGCAACTAGCCATGCATAGTGCTCTTATCCAAGATGGCATTAAAGTAATTCTCATTGAACTTGAAAAAATACAAGATTATGCAACCATGCCAGAATCCATCAGGTATATTAAGCAAAAGCACGGGGCTATCCGATGGAAAGGGGACTTCTCAGAAAGGTCCCACTCAGCAAGCACCAGGTTCTGGAAGAAAGTGCGCTACCAGATGCCATCCAGAACAAGCGGCTCTTTATCAGGGTTGCATTTGTTACCAAAAGACTTGAATTTGCCTTAA
- the LOC134548153 gene encoding interleukin-1 receptor type 1-like isoform X2 has product MEKTSDLQQNMTSIFLLIGHFIVLIPLFSAEGCVICDYFVLVGEPTAITCPIITLPVLHSDYNLTWYKNGSATPVTTERDARIHQREGMLWFIPAMLEDSGLYECSIRSLNHSNKKTINLTVFKNDNGLCFNGKMKFEQKVMSMNTGKIICPDLEQFKDEDNNQPEVHWYKECKPGFLEDKRLLLAEGENAVLIRNVTVQDRGNYTCHMVYTYMGKQYNVSRTISLEVKEKPLQMQPEFIYPRNNTIEVELGSHVVMECNISSGINGLIPFWQVNDDDVDIFDKTYREQFYEEGLPHGLAVSGTKFNISKVTMKDYAYKFFCHFIYGSQQFTAYIKLECPARNIQGYLIGGGVSLVFFVFFTLVIYKIFKIDIVLCYRDSCHPFLGKKVSDEKIYDAYVLYPKNRESCLYSSDIFALKILPEVLERQCGYNLFILGRDDLPGEAVISVADEKIHQSRRVIIVLVPEPSCYSILEDESEKQLAMHSALIQDGIKVILIELEKIQDYATMPESIRYIKQKHGAIRWKGDFSERSHSASTRFWKKVRYQMPSRTSGSLSGLHLLPKDLNLP; this is encoded by the exons ATGGAAAAGACTTCTGATTTGCAGCAAAATATGACATCTATATTTTTGCTCATTGGTCATTTCATTGTACTGATACCTCTCTTCAGTGCTG AAGGGTGTGTTATTTGTGATTACTTTGTGCTTGTTGGAGAGCCTACAGCTATTACTTGCCCAATAATTACATTGCCAGTGCTTCACTCTGATTACAATTTGACATGGTATAAAAATGGCAGTGCTACACCAGTGACCACAGAGAGAGATGCCAGGATCCATCAGCGAGAGGGCATGCTTTGGTTTATTCCTGCAATGCTGGAAGATTCTGGACTTTATGAATGCAGCATAAG GAGCCTTAATCACTCTAACAAGAAAACTATAAACTTAACAGTTTTTAAGAATGATAATGGTTTgtgttttaatggaaaaatgaagTTTGAACAAAAAGTGATGAGCATGAATACTGGAAAGATTATATGCCCTGATCTAGAACAATTTAAAGATGAAGACAATAATCAGCCTGAAGTACATTGGTATAAG GAGTGTAAACCTGGATTTCTTGAAGACAAGCGACTTCTTTTGGCAGAGGGTGAAAATGCTGTCTTGATTCGTAATGTAACTGTGCAAGACAGAGGGAACTACACGTGCCATATGGTGTACACCTATATGGGAAAACAATATAATGTTTCAAGAACCATAAGTCTAGAGGTTAAAG AAAAACCACTGCAGATGCAACCAGAGTTTATTTATCCAAGGAACAATACAATTGAAGTAGAACTTG gttCTCATGTAGTTATGGAATGTAACATATCAAGTGGCATAAATGGCTTGATTCCGTTCTGGCAAGTTAATGATGATGATGTTGATATCTTTGATAAAACCTACAGGGAACAGTTTTATGA AGAGGGGTTGCCTCATGGACTTGCTGTATCTGGAACAAAATTTAACATTTCAAAAGTGACAATGAAGGACTATGCTTATAAATTCTTCTGCCACTTCATATATGGTTCTCAACAATTTACAGCCTACATCAAATTAGAATGCCCAG CTCGAAACATTCAGGGATACTTAATTGGAGGAGGAGTTTCCTtggtattttttgtattttttactcTTGTTATCTACAAGATCTTCAAAATTGATATTGTGCTTTGTTATCGGGATTCCTGCCATccttttctggggaaaaaag TTTCAGATGAGAAGATCTATGATGCTTATGTTCTATATCcaaagaacagagaaagctgCTTGTATTCATCAGATATTTTTGCTCTGAAGATACTGCCAGAGGTCTTAGAAAGACAGTGTGGATATAACCTCTTCATACTTGGGAGAGATGATTTACCAGGAGAAG CTGTGATCAGCGTTGCTGATGAAAAAATCCATCAAAGTAGAAGAGTGATAATTGTTTTAGTACCAGAGCCCTCCTGTTACAGTATTCTGGAAGATGAGTCTGAAAAGCAACTAGCCATGCATAGTGCTCTTATCCAAGATGGCATTAAAGTAATTCTCATTGAACTTGAAAAAATACAAGATTATGCAACCATGCCAGAATCCATCAGGTATATTAAGCAAAAGCACGGGGCTATCCGATGGAAAGGGGACTTCTCAGAAAGGTCCCACTCAGCAAGCACCAGGTTCTGGAAGAAAGTGCGCTACCAGATGCCATCCAGAACAAGCGGCTCTTTATCAGGGTTGCATTTGTTACCAAAAGACTTGAATTTGCCTTAA